One genomic segment of Sanyastnella coralliicola includes these proteins:
- a CDS encoding TonB-dependent receptor: protein MRLLTLFVLLFAGISAFGQKATVSGTVTDEKGKSLPRATVFNKNDRREAISCDDEGRYSLEVTPGTVTIVYSFTGSKPVEITFEAAPGEQIFKDAKIKLGTDIGQADIVAEGDRTKPLTRLEPKVYSRIPSTRGTIEDLLLQAPVNFTSELSSSYNVRGGNFDENLVYVNGIQVYRPFLVRAGQQEGLSFPNPDMVNNIYFSAGGFEAKYGDRMSSVLDIQYRTPTEYAGSVTASMLGTSLQFEGINKKGNFTHNSGFRYRNNSYVLGSLDEQGDYNPNYLDFQTFMTWKKSAYSQWSYNFLGNVSRNRYNFIPQTRETDVGNINEALRLTVFFNGQERTGFDTYFGAFSAARATENSRMQFIASAFQTFEFETFDILGAYSLDELERDLGSDEFGEVLTNRGVGAFLDHARNELEATVLNFTHTGFSILPNDNVLEWGVKYQYENIYDKLSEWNYVDSAGFSSPHPQDSIGYQVPSLQPDQQIILRDVIKGENDVVSSRVTAYVQNTWSTETEEGHEWNFNVGLRGNYWSFNNEFVGGPRAHMSYKPRWIKYESADGDTLIRRDIIFNLAGGLYYQPAFYREMRGITGEVNPDIQAQRSIHVVAGIDYLFEAFDRPFKLVTEVYYKDYSNLIPYEVENVRLRYYGENLANGYATGADVMLNGEFIKGIQSWLRVSFLKTEEDLVNDFYYERFNDEGNLIIPGFTLNDDAVDSNLVEPGFIPRPTDQRLSFSMLFQDEMKRWPEYKVLVSIFYGTGLPYGPPSFERYLDVLRTSAYRRVDIGFSRELVVKPAEERNKFKWMKEGYVALEVFNILGVNNTISQTWIEDVNGRQYAIPNFLTGRRLNLKVAFKF from the coding sequence GTGAGACTGTTAACCCTTTTTGTACTTCTTTTTGCCGGTATTTCGGCCTTCGGACAGAAAGCCACTGTGAGTGGAACCGTGACCGATGAAAAAGGAAAATCCCTTCCTCGTGCTACGGTATTCAATAAAAATGACCGTAGAGAAGCGATTTCATGTGATGATGAAGGTCGTTACTCACTCGAGGTAACTCCCGGGACGGTTACCATTGTATACAGCTTCACCGGTTCTAAACCGGTCGAGATTACCTTCGAAGCGGCTCCTGGAGAACAAATCTTCAAGGATGCAAAGATCAAGCTCGGTACGGATATTGGCCAAGCAGACATCGTAGCGGAAGGTGATCGCACGAAGCCACTAACAAGACTTGAACCCAAAGTATATTCTCGAATTCCTTCAACTCGAGGAACAATTGAAGACCTCCTTCTTCAAGCTCCGGTGAACTTCACTAGTGAATTGAGCTCTTCGTACAACGTACGTGGAGGTAACTTCGACGAGAACTTGGTCTACGTAAACGGTATTCAGGTTTATCGTCCGTTCTTGGTGCGTGCTGGACAGCAAGAGGGTCTCTCCTTCCCGAATCCAGACATGGTAAACAACATTTACTTCTCTGCAGGTGGATTTGAAGCGAAGTACGGTGATCGCATGTCTTCTGTACTTGACATTCAATACCGCACACCTACGGAGTACGCTGGATCTGTGACCGCTTCTATGCTGGGAACATCCTTGCAGTTTGAAGGCATCAACAAGAAGGGCAACTTCACACACAACAGTGGTTTCCGTTACCGAAACAACAGTTATGTCTTAGGGTCGCTTGACGAACAGGGAGACTACAATCCAAACTACCTCGACTTCCAGACCTTCATGACTTGGAAGAAGAGTGCCTACTCGCAATGGAGCTACAACTTCCTCGGAAACGTCTCTAGGAATCGATACAACTTCATCCCTCAGACACGTGAAACAGACGTGGGTAATATCAATGAAGCACTTCGTTTGACTGTCTTCTTTAATGGCCAAGAACGAACGGGGTTTGATACCTACTTCGGTGCTTTCAGCGCGGCACGAGCTACTGAGAATTCTCGCATGCAGTTCATCGCATCGGCATTCCAGACATTTGAATTTGAGACTTTTGATATCCTTGGAGCGTACAGCCTTGACGAACTCGAGCGTGATTTAGGTTCAGATGAATTTGGTGAGGTACTAACCAACCGTGGTGTGGGTGCTTTCCTCGATCATGCACGTAATGAGCTCGAGGCAACTGTACTTAACTTTACACATACAGGATTCTCTATCCTTCCTAACGATAACGTATTGGAATGGGGTGTGAAGTACCAGTACGAGAATATTTACGATAAGCTTAGCGAATGGAACTACGTTGATTCTGCTGGCTTCTCTTCTCCTCACCCGCAAGATTCTATCGGATACCAGGTTCCTAGTCTTCAACCTGATCAACAGATCATTCTGCGTGACGTGATCAAGGGAGAAAACGATGTGGTTTCTTCTCGTGTAACGGCATACGTTCAGAATACCTGGAGTACAGAGACGGAAGAAGGACACGAATGGAACTTCAACGTTGGACTTCGTGGAAACTACTGGAGCTTCAACAATGAGTTTGTTGGAGGTCCGCGTGCGCACATGTCGTATAAGCCTCGTTGGATTAAGTATGAATCTGCTGACGGCGATACGCTCATTCGCAGAGACATCATCTTCAACCTTGCTGGAGGATTGTACTACCAACCGGCATTCTACCGTGAAATGCGTGGAATCACTGGTGAAGTCAACCCAGACATCCAAGCGCAGCGTTCAATTCACGTAGTGGCAGGGATTGACTACCTCTTTGAAGCCTTTGATCGTCCATTCAAGCTTGTAACGGAGGTTTACTACAAAGACTACTCGAACCTCATTCCATACGAGGTAGAGAATGTCCGTTTGAGGTACTACGGCGAGAACCTTGCGAATGGATATGCTACAGGAGCTGACGTCATGCTCAACGGTGAGTTCATCAAAGGAATCCAGAGTTGGCTACGTGTATCGTTCTTGAAAACAGAAGAAGATCTCGTTAATGACTTCTACTACGAACGTTTCAACGATGAAGGGAATCTTATCATTCCTGGATTCACCCTAAACGATGATGCTGTTGACAGCAATCTCGTTGAGCCAGGATTCATTCCTCGTCCTACCGACCAGCGTTTGAGCTTCTCTATGCTGTTCCAGGATGAGATGAAGCGTTGGCCAGAGTACAAGGTGCTGGTCAGCATTTTCTACGGTACTGGACTCCCTTACGGCCCTCCTAGTTTCGAACGTTACTTGGACGTGTTGCGTACTAGCGCTTACCGCCGTGTAGACATTGGGTTCTCACGTGAATTGGTGGTTAAACCAGCCGAAGAACGAAACAAGTTCAAGTGGATGAAGGAAGGTTATGTGGCGCTTGAAGTATTCAATATTCTTGGAGTAAACAATACCATTAGCCAAACATGGATTGAAGACGTCAACGGACGTCAGTATGCGATTCCTAACTTCTTGACAGGACGTCGTCTTAATTTGAAAGTGGCATTTAAGTTCTAG
- a CDS encoding T9SS type A sorting domain-containing protein, translating to MKKLLLVTFALVSTVAYSQNECDALNIVDVFIHPVDQSILLIEVENSGEDIFSYPGFKVYVDDVLHGQEEVLFFGIGQSSIHLVNLDVPFVEGQEYDIDLELWTGFYSDQACDFSYTGTPYDPTDCFDGFLSVQYFGAMGMTYHIDVTNNFNQNFLDFEFELSSLEFEYSEAMCFPRGCYTVQVETADGQPSPANVVIAYYYESMQLWGALLESGESSVSQVLDIWDGCLLNIDDLASAELNLYPNPLTTSDQMKMDIPTHQIRSAQVFDLQGRLVISDLASAEWRIPQEGSYVVLIEKNDGVRLATQVIVR from the coding sequence ATGAAGAAGTTGTTGTTGGTCACGTTTGCTCTCGTCAGCACGGTCGCATATAGTCAAAACGAGTGTGACGCTCTGAATATTGTGGATGTATTCATTCATCCCGTTGACCAATCGATTCTGTTGATCGAAGTAGAGAACTCAGGGGAAGACATTTTCAGCTACCCTGGATTCAAGGTGTATGTGGATGACGTGCTGCACGGACAAGAAGAAGTGCTCTTCTTTGGTATCGGGCAAAGCAGCATTCATTTGGTTAATCTTGACGTACCCTTTGTTGAAGGACAAGAGTATGATATTGATCTTGAATTGTGGACGGGTTTCTACTCAGATCAAGCATGTGATTTCAGCTACACGGGCACGCCATATGATCCCACTGATTGCTTTGATGGCTTCCTTTCGGTGCAGTATTTCGGTGCCATGGGAATGACCTATCATATCGATGTGACGAACAACTTCAATCAGAATTTCCTTGACTTCGAATTTGAGCTCAGCTCGCTTGAGTTTGAGTATTCTGAGGCTATGTGCTTCCCTCGTGGTTGTTACACTGTTCAAGTGGAGACCGCTGATGGTCAGCCTTCTCCAGCGAATGTTGTCATCGCCTACTACTATGAATCAATGCAGCTTTGGGGCGCTTTGCTTGAGTCTGGAGAATCCAGCGTTTCTCAGGTCCTTGATATCTGGGATGGTTGTTTGTTGAACATTGATGATCTCGCTAGCGCGGAATTGAATCTCTACCCAAACCCTTTGACGACCTCGGATCAAATGAAGATGGATATTCCAACTCACCAGATTCGTTCGGCTCAGGTGTTTGACCTTCAAGGTCGTTTGGTTATCTCTGATCTCGCTAGCGCGGAATGGCGTATTCCTCAAGAGGGGAGTTACGTGGTGTTGATCGAAAAAAATGATGGAGTTCGACTAGCAACTCAAGTAATCGTTCGCTAG
- a CDS encoding OmpA family protein, producing MKFLLSLLLSAAVIAVTAQNSQSHYVLFDSDSHEISASAEAGLLDALSQLAYIRSLRIEAHTDADGSDAYNEALAQRRLNSVESLLADKGYTVTQKGAHGEDSPIADNETEDGKQQNRRVLVRFEGDRELLTMEDIYEEMMPNMQSHCIDNTKDTVLVAKSGTVMFIPAYSFKVDNHDDCIELRLREALDLTDMMTMNMHTGSDGTMLESGGTVYLEAYLNGERISGELEKDMTIYFPTNRTEDDMLAFSSEEGGDEMNWVPTGESFELIPLKYINDSFNVEFKKTNRMHCRLFFCKIRRALRLRGKESNSTYIETRSYGDGYVLDSAFYDYDQKKIDAAYALGERMAKLNRDVSAMYAGNVRNMQFINCDRFPETPVSPVEVICAADAPANVRALVPSVNGMMQGNNMFGNPTFLLPSDRRIVYVSIIIQDNESYLAIQEASEEREINLNYEKLTPTQIKYKLKGLKL from the coding sequence ATGAAATTTCTCCTTTCTTTGCTGCTCTCTGCTGCGGTGATTGCCGTTACCGCACAAAATTCTCAATCACACTATGTACTATTTGACTCAGACAGCCATGAAATTTCTGCTTCGGCTGAGGCAGGATTGCTTGATGCGTTAAGTCAATTGGCTTACATCCGAAGTCTCCGAATTGAGGCTCATACTGATGCCGATGGAAGCGACGCATACAATGAAGCGCTTGCTCAGCGCCGTTTGAATTCTGTGGAATCATTGCTCGCTGATAAGGGCTATACCGTAACGCAAAAAGGCGCACACGGTGAAGACTCTCCTATTGCTGATAATGAAACCGAAGATGGCAAACAACAAAACCGACGTGTCTTGGTTCGTTTTGAAGGCGATCGAGAGTTGTTGACAATGGAAGACATCTATGAAGAGATGATGCCTAACATGCAATCCCATTGTATCGACAATACCAAAGACACCGTGCTCGTCGCTAAATCGGGAACAGTAATGTTCATCCCAGCCTACAGCTTCAAAGTTGACAATCACGATGATTGTATCGAACTACGACTGCGAGAAGCGCTTGATCTCACAGACATGATGACCATGAACATGCACACTGGTTCGGACGGAACTATGTTAGAATCAGGTGGAACTGTCTACCTAGAAGCGTATCTGAACGGAGAACGTATTTCTGGGGAACTCGAAAAAGACATGACTATCTACTTCCCAACCAATCGCACAGAAGACGACATGCTTGCCTTCTCATCGGAAGAAGGTGGTGATGAGATGAACTGGGTTCCAACCGGTGAGAGCTTTGAATTGATTCCATTGAAGTACATCAACGATTCCTTCAATGTTGAGTTTAAGAAGACTAACCGCATGCATTGCCGTCTGTTCTTCTGTAAAATTCGACGTGCACTTCGACTCAGAGGGAAAGAATCAAACTCGACATACATCGAAACACGTTCATATGGAGATGGATATGTCTTGGACAGTGCTTTCTATGATTACGACCAGAAGAAGATTGATGCTGCATATGCACTAGGAGAAAGAATGGCTAAACTAAACCGAGATGTGAGTGCCATGTATGCAGGTAACGTCCGCAACATGCAATTCATCAACTGTGACCGCTTTCCCGAAACGCCGGTTAGTCCGGTAGAGGTCATCTGTGCAGCAGATGCTCCAGCCAATGTACGCGCGCTCGTTCCTAGTGTAAATGGAATGATGCAGGGTAACAACATGTTCGGAAATCCTACCTTCTTGTTGCCTTCCGATCGAAGAATAGTCTATGTCTCGATTATCATTCAAGACAATGAAAGCTATCTGGCCATTCAAGAAGCAAGTGAGGAACGAGAAATCAATCTCAACTACGAAAAGCTTACCCCCACTCAAATTAAGTACAAGCTCAAAGGCTTAAAACTATAA
- a CDS encoding DUF3810 family protein yields the protein MSWIRNLYQRFYAWGPSFLGLLSIGIAMLFKPVPTVAESLYRNTIFAGFRWVRDALFNWIPVPLMLIILILLFIWIAMGWYRRRLFGFRPWYRGILNAFGILITWFYVSWGWNYSAPGVVDKLSLNLDGFDRDARQELILASAEQCLYLGSSLDSALVLKENVTLQEVNTIHAAVRNTLRDMGVRTPGNVKMNLISESGWMRKWGVAGIYMPFSGEAHADASYLALQEWFIVAHEFAHGYGITDEGECNFIAFETLRNSGNQELEYAAWFNLYDELVPTYDSTFIELYPALHQHQLALRQNARSHRQYAPKVAQVSNDIYLKSQGVKKGVRSYRGWMAMVYSRLEGERAKRLNGERRNN from the coding sequence GTGTCATGGATCCGAAATCTATACCAGCGCTTTTACGCTTGGGGCCCTTCATTTCTAGGTCTCCTCTCTATAGGAATTGCGATGCTTTTCAAGCCTGTTCCAACCGTCGCTGAAAGCCTTTATCGCAACACCATTTTTGCAGGATTTCGTTGGGTTCGAGACGCACTCTTCAACTGGATCCCTGTTCCATTGATGTTGATTATTCTGATCCTCCTTTTCATTTGGATAGCGATGGGATGGTATCGAAGACGGTTGTTCGGTTTTCGTCCGTGGTACCGCGGTATTCTGAACGCCTTCGGAATACTCATTACCTGGTTCTACGTGAGCTGGGGGTGGAATTACAGCGCTCCAGGGGTAGTAGACAAACTCAGCCTGAATCTCGATGGTTTTGATCGTGATGCTCGTCAAGAATTGATTCTCGCTAGCGCGGAACAGTGCCTTTATCTTGGTTCCTCATTGGATTCAGCACTCGTACTAAAAGAAAACGTCACCCTTCAAGAAGTCAACACTATTCACGCCGCTGTGCGGAATACACTACGTGACATGGGTGTGCGCACGCCTGGAAACGTCAAAATGAACCTCATCAGTGAAAGCGGTTGGATGCGAAAATGGGGAGTTGCAGGTATCTACATGCCTTTCTCCGGAGAAGCACACGCCGATGCCTCCTACCTAGCTCTTCAAGAATGGTTCATCGTGGCCCACGAATTTGCCCATGGCTATGGCATCACCGATGAAGGTGAATGCAACTTCATCGCCTTCGAGACATTACGAAACTCTGGCAACCAGGAACTAGAATATGCCGCTTGGTTCAATCTTTATGATGAACTAGTACCTACCTACGACAGCACTTTCATTGAGCTCTACCCCGCTCTTCACCAACACCAACTCGCGCTAAGACAGAATGCGCGATCGCACCGACAATATGCACCCAAGGTGGCTCAAGTTTCAAATGATATTTATTTGAAGTCGCAAGGAGTAAAAAAAGGGGTAAGAAGTTATCGGGGGTGGATGGCAATGGTATACTCCCGGTTGGAGGGCGAAAGGGCAAAAAGGCTAAATGGCGAAAGGCGTAACAACTGA
- a CDS encoding cytochrome-c peroxidase — protein sequence MLKSILGILMLLSIVIAWSFADQKTGWERPEIPEVKGNPLTDESIQLGGALFGELLFSQDTSISCQSCHINVDAFADHLPVGEGIKGRTVTRNTPTLFNVGFHPSFMIDGKFASLEDQVMGPIMDHREFDMDPEELMARLKTVPFYDELSKKAYGQPLTLEIVQKAIANFERVLISDDSRFDRFMKGEAELSAEEMRGYALFSSDELQCSGCHGGYFFSSFEFENNGLYEQYADSGRALITDLESDIAKFKVPTLRNIALTYPYMHNGSMETLDEVIDHYAFGGADHIHKSERINGFDISEDDKDALIAFLNALTEVRLEEMN from the coding sequence ATGCTTAAATCAATTCTTGGAATACTAATGCTCTTGAGCATTGTGATAGCTTGGTCATTTGCTGATCAGAAAACGGGCTGGGAACGGCCGGAGATTCCTGAGGTAAAAGGAAATCCGTTGACCGATGAGAGCATTCAGTTAGGGGGAGCGTTGTTCGGTGAATTGCTGTTTTCTCAAGATACTTCGATCAGTTGCCAGTCTTGCCATATCAATGTGGATGCCTTTGCAGATCATCTTCCTGTGGGCGAAGGAATCAAAGGTCGGACGGTGACGCGAAATACACCTACCTTGTTCAACGTAGGCTTTCATCCTTCCTTTATGATTGATGGGAAATTCGCTTCCCTTGAGGATCAAGTGATGGGCCCCATAATGGACCACCGTGAATTCGACATGGATCCCGAAGAGTTGATGGCGCGGTTGAAAACGGTTCCATTCTACGACGAGCTCAGTAAGAAAGCTTACGGCCAGCCGTTAACGCTGGAAATCGTACAAAAAGCGATTGCCAACTTTGAGCGTGTGTTGATCTCTGACGATTCAAGGTTTGATCGATTCATGAAAGGTGAAGCCGAATTGAGTGCCGAAGAAATGCGCGGCTATGCACTGTTTTCAAGCGATGAGCTGCAGTGTTCTGGATGTCACGGTGGCTACTTCTTCTCCTCTTTTGAATTTGAAAACAACGGACTCTACGAACAATATGCAGACTCAGGAAGGGCGCTCATCACAGACCTAGAAAGTGATATCGCAAAATTCAAGGTGCCAACCCTGAGAAACATCGCCCTCACTTATCCATACATGCACAACGGGTCAATGGAGACGCTCGATGAAGTGATCGATCATTACGCTTTTGGAGGAGCTGATCATATCCACAAGTCAGAACGCATCAATGGATTCGACATTTCAGAAGATGACAAAGATGCGCTGATCGCCTTCCTGAACGCCTTGACTGAAGTCAGATTGGAAGAAATGAACTAA
- a CDS encoding glycoside hydrolase family 47 protein, with protein sequence MKYFLFLLMTLSILSCGESEPEPFPVFHLPEEPPFYSKEDVRSEMKRSWNAYKEHAWGYDVLKPLSGQGYNWYDESLGISPFDAYSTLALMGMDEEAKEVEAYALAKDWDQDIYVQIFEVNIRILGGLLAMYDHSQNPAVLDKAIDFGNRMLPAFDSPTGIPYHSVNLRTGAVAGNHGEGEGNVVNTAQAATYLLEFGILSYYSEDPKYYQAAKKASLAIFNRRSDIGLPGDYINVETGEWTNTWSYLQAGMDSYYEYLFKSNQLFPDPDIAAAWDTSLSKINKYYADTFQGRQYYACVDMHTGEKVKRSMSLYDAFFPAIQASAGDLANAESNMETWYWLWDKYGLLPTRYLYEADSIEYANSELNPEIVESAFFLYQITENENYLKMLDEFWTDINDCCKNDLAYHAVENVVTKEPKDYLATYFYAETLKYFFLGAHDQKEFRIENHIFNTEAHPFQREHFELNEVNRRLGI encoded by the coding sequence ATGAAGTACTTCCTATTTCTACTTATGACGCTTTCGATCCTTTCATGTGGCGAAAGTGAACCTGAACCATTTCCTGTCTTTCATCTGCCCGAGGAGCCTCCGTTCTATTCAAAAGAAGATGTCCGTTCTGAGATGAAACGTTCTTGGAACGCATATAAAGAACACGCTTGGGGATATGACGTTTTGAAGCCACTCTCAGGACAAGGCTACAACTGGTACGATGAATCGTTGGGGATTTCTCCTTTTGACGCGTACAGCACCCTTGCATTGATGGGAATGGATGAAGAGGCCAAAGAAGTGGAAGCATACGCGCTTGCTAAGGATTGGGACCAAGACATCTACGTCCAGATCTTCGAAGTAAACATCCGGATCCTTGGTGGATTGCTCGCGATGTATGATCACAGTCAGAATCCTGCGGTTCTAGACAAAGCGATTGACTTTGGCAACCGCATGCTGCCGGCGTTCGACTCTCCCACTGGAATTCCTTATCACAGCGTGAACCTTCGAACGGGAGCTGTAGCAGGAAATCACGGAGAAGGTGAAGGAAACGTTGTAAACACAGCTCAAGCAGCCACCTACTTGTTAGAATTCGGAATCTTGAGCTACTACTCCGAAGATCCAAAGTACTATCAGGCGGCGAAAAAAGCCAGTCTGGCTATCTTTAACCGTCGTTCAGACATCGGCTTACCAGGAGATTACATCAATGTTGAAACTGGTGAATGGACCAACACATGGTCTTACCTACAAGCTGGGATGGATTCGTACTATGAGTACCTTTTTAAGAGCAATCAGCTCTTCCCCGACCCCGACATCGCTGCTGCTTGGGATACCAGTCTCTCGAAGATCAACAAGTACTACGCTGACACCTTTCAAGGACGTCAATACTATGCTTGTGTAGATATGCATACTGGTGAAAAAGTGAAGCGATCCATGTCTTTATACGATGCCTTCTTCCCTGCTATTCAAGCGTCTGCAGGTGATCTCGCTAACGCGGAATCGAATATGGAAACTTGGTACTGGCTATGGGATAAATATGGGTTGTTGCCTACGCGATACCTCTACGAAGCGGATTCCATCGAATACGCCAACTCCGAACTCAACCCGGAAATTGTGGAGTCGGCCTTTTTCCTTTACCAGATTACAGAGAATGAAAACTACTTGAAAATGCTCGACGAGTTTTGGACGGATATCAATGATTGTTGTAAAAATGACCTTGCTTACCACGCCGTCGAAAACGTGGTTACAAAAGAGCCCAAAGATTACCTGGCCACATACTTTTACGCAGAAACGCTCAAGTACTTCTTCCTTGGTGCACATGACCAAAAAGAATTCCGAATCGAGAACCATATCTTTAATACGGAGGCCCATCCTTTCCAGCGGGAACACTTTGAATTGAATGAAGTCAACCGAAGGTTGGGAATTTAA
- a CDS encoding TfoX/Sxy family protein → MPYNEFLADRIRIVLKDRSASFREMKMMGGLCFMVDEKMCLGVVKDEMMARVGPDAWEEALKRDGVREMNFTGRSMKGYVFVQPEGYDFDADLEHFVDLCLAFNPLARASKKRRKA, encoded by the coding sequence ATGCCTTACAACGAATTCCTTGCAGACCGTATACGTATAGTTCTTAAAGACCGGAGTGCTTCATTTCGAGAGATGAAAATGATGGGAGGCTTGTGTTTTATGGTGGATGAAAAAATGTGCCTAGGTGTTGTGAAGGATGAAATGATGGCGCGTGTTGGTCCTGATGCTTGGGAAGAAGCATTAAAAAGAGATGGTGTACGCGAAATGAACTTCACCGGACGTTCTATGAAAGGTTATGTGTTTGTTCAACCGGAAGGTTATGACTTTGATGCTGATCTAGAGCATTTTGTGGATTTGTGCTTGGCGTTTAATCCGTTGGCGAGAGCGTCTAAGAAGAGGCGTAAGGCATAA
- a CDS encoding IS3 family transposase: protein MVLCRLLGVTRQSYYKSQKTRERTLLQEEVVLSLVSEVRSKLPRVGTRKLYHMIKSEMDENELKIGRDRLFDILRSNGMLVKVRRNKAKTTFSYRWFNRFDNLTEGIRLSGSNQLWVSDITYVRVGSKFLYLSLITDAYSRRIVGYHLSRSLDRSGCIAALRMALSTTTSTEGLIHHSDRGVQYCSSEYTALLEQHGIRISMTQNSQPLDNPKAERINGIIKGEFLDSYNLRGLDDAREGVRKAVALYNSLRPHESLRLATPNQVHFEKDNLKQETRTLVNL, encoded by the coding sequence GTGGTGTTATGCAGGCTACTTGGTGTAACCAGACAATCGTATTATAAATCACAGAAGACAAGGGAGCGAACGCTTTTGCAAGAGGAAGTGGTTCTATCTCTGGTGTCTGAAGTCCGTTCCAAGCTACCACGAGTTGGTACACGCAAGCTGTACCATATGATCAAGTCAGAAATGGATGAAAATGAGTTGAAAATCGGTCGAGACCGTCTGTTTGATATTCTTCGCTCTAATGGGATGTTGGTAAAGGTTCGTCGTAACAAGGCCAAGACGACGTTCTCCTACCGTTGGTTTAATCGCTTCGATAATCTCACAGAAGGAATCCGGCTTAGTGGGTCTAACCAACTGTGGGTGAGTGATATTACCTATGTTCGAGTAGGTAGTAAGTTCTTGTACTTATCCTTGATTACGGATGCTTACTCAAGACGAATCGTGGGTTATCATCTATCGCGCTCCTTGGATCGTTCAGGATGTATAGCCGCCTTGCGAATGGCGCTATCAACGACAACCAGCACGGAAGGTCTTATCCATCATTCAGATCGCGGAGTCCAATACTGTTCGAGTGAATACACAGCATTGCTGGAACAACACGGAATCCGAATCTCAATGACTCAGAACTCCCAACCGTTGGACAATCCTAAAGCTGAACGAATCAATGGTATCATCAAAGGAGAGTTCTTAGATAGCTACAACTTAAGAGGCTTAGATGACGCACGAGAAGGAGTCCGCAAAGCTGTTGCACTGTACAACTCGCTTCGACCACATGAAAGCTTAAGGCTAGCTACGCCCAACCAAGTTCACTTTGAAAAAGACAACCTAAAACAGGAAACAAGAACACTTGTAAACCTATAA
- a CDS encoding transposase yields MSQTYSIRQRFSLALKHEICDLVSSGEMSMTEARRHFHIKGHSTILDWMRKFGYLETHQAMSHPSKKEDPEALAARIRALEAQLKEEKLKTQLLDAMIDIAEDQLKINIRKKSDTKQSNK; encoded by the coding sequence ATGTCACAAACCTATTCAATCCGCCAGCGCTTCAGTTTAGCGCTAAAACATGAGATCTGCGACCTAGTGAGCAGTGGTGAAATGAGCATGACAGAAGCACGTAGACACTTTCATATCAAGGGTCATAGTACAATCCTAGATTGGATGCGTAAATTTGGTTATCTCGAGACCCATCAAGCCATGTCACATCCATCTAAGAAAGAAGATCCAGAAGCTCTAGCAGCTCGTATTCGTGCCTTAGAAGCGCAGCTAAAAGAGGAAAAACTCAAGACTCAGTTACTTGATGCGATGATCGATATAGCTGAAGATCAGCTGAAGATCAACATCAGAAAAAAGTCCGATACCAAGCAGTCGAACAAGTAA
- a CDS encoding GNAT family N-acetyltransferase: MDLSQLTISTERLLIRPFTLDDIEASYQMNLDAEVSKYTGDGGVVSKQEIERRITEDVLGDYTKHGFGRLVVELKATQEFIGFTGLKYIPELNEVDLGYRLMSQHWGKGYATESAKAAIELGFEKLGLKSIIATVLPDNQGSIKVLNKLNFQFEKEIEEEGESVHLYRLK; encoded by the coding sequence ATGGACTTGTCACAATTGACCATATCAACTGAGCGATTACTTATTCGTCCCTTCACCTTAGATGACATCGAAGCTTCCTATCAAATGAACCTCGATGCAGAGGTGAGCAAATACACTGGAGATGGGGGAGTGGTATCTAAACAAGAAATTGAGCGACGAATCACAGAAGACGTCCTAGGCGATTACACTAAGCACGGCTTCGGAAGATTGGTTGTTGAGTTAAAAGCCACCCAAGAATTCATCGGTTTCACTGGTTTGAAGTACATCCCAGAACTGAATGAGGTAGACCTCGGCTACCGCCTCATGAGCCAACACTGGGGAAAAGGCTACGCAACTGAATCAGCAAAAGCCGCTATTGAACTTGGTTTCGAAAAATTAGGGCTGAAGTCCATCATAGCAACAGTACTTCCAGACAATCAAGGCTCAATTAAGGTTCTAAATAAACTTAATTTCCAATTTGAAAAGGAAATAGAAGAAGAAGGTGAATCAGTGCACTTATACCGACTAAAGTAG